From a single Adhaeribacter swui genomic region:
- a CDS encoding PorP/SprF family type IX secretion system membrane protein — MKRILLVAALLVGWFSEVQAQQRPQFSQYMLNQYLFNPALSGIEDYTDVKMGTRYQWVGLDGAPVTYYVSAHTPLNKEAGSVKNRYNNKTHTVNRNRFYKPRPHHGVGIMAHVDKTGVLRRTNLTGSYAFHLPVTHSINVSVGLSAGMIRNSLNTSEATFINPADPAITGDFVNKTYLDLNLGTWIYSQDFFVGISGAQLARGRTDLNNSPNQKTPGVIQRHYYATAGYKFRFGNDLALVPSVMMKMAGPSPFSVDANLRAIYADRVWAGVSYRNQDSFAGLIGLNISYLMDIGYSYDYNNSELSVTNTGSHEIVLGLKLFNKGRVICPQWMQ; from the coding sequence ATGAAAAGAATTTTATTAGTTGCTGCTCTATTGGTTGGTTGGTTCAGTGAGGTACAGGCGCAGCAGCGTCCGCAGTTTAGCCAGTACATGCTGAATCAGTATTTATTTAACCCGGCGCTTTCGGGCATCGAAGATTATACCGATGTAAAGATGGGTACCCGATACCAATGGGTAGGGTTAGATGGGGCACCGGTTACGTATTACGTAAGTGCCCATACCCCACTCAACAAAGAGGCCGGCAGCGTAAAAAACCGCTACAATAACAAAACGCATACCGTTAACCGCAACCGCTTTTACAAACCCCGTCCGCACCACGGCGTAGGTATTATGGCCCACGTAGATAAAACCGGGGTTTTGCGGCGCACCAATTTAACGGGTAGTTACGCTTTTCATTTACCGGTAACGCATTCCATTAATGTGTCGGTGGGGCTTTCGGCCGGTATGATCCGGAATAGTTTAAATACTTCTGAAGCTACGTTTATTAATCCCGCCGACCCGGCCATTACCGGCGATTTTGTAAATAAAACTTACCTGGACTTAAACCTGGGTACCTGGATTTACTCCCAAGATTTTTTCGTGGGTATATCGGGGGCGCAACTAGCAAGAGGGCGTACGGACTTGAATAATTCGCCGAACCAGAAAACGCCCGGCGTTATTCAACGGCATTATTACGCCACGGCTGGTTATAAATTCCGCTTTGGCAACGATCTGGCCCTAGTGCCTTCGGTAATGATGAAAATGGCCGGCCCTAGTCCGTTTTCGGTGGATGCAAACTTGCGGGCTATTTACGCCGACCGGGTTTGGGCTGGCGTATCGTACCGCAACCAGGATTCCTTTGCCGGGTTAATTGGTTTAAACATTAGTTACCTCATGGATATTGGCTATTCTTACGACTACAATAACTCCGAACTAAGTGTTACCAATACCGGCTCGCACGAAATTGTATTGGGCCTGAAACTCTTTAACAAAGGCCGGGTAATTTGCCCGCAATGGATGCAGTAA
- a CDS encoding lipid A deacylase LpxR family protein — translation MQHFFKILRFWQLLNLVSKKVSLKFNYFLFLFSFFLCSVTWAQTGAAADSANVNPDKLFYFIFDNDATFKVDYYYTQGIGVMHYNPVFRKSPINKILIFSKNKAAEQFYGLNYKYDSFTPTNIRDPELRIGDRPYASYMFVSQIAGTTNKVKQQRITSSLDVGFIGPATGAGKFQRKIHEYLHHGIPQGWKYQIKTDLVLNYNFLFQQGLIRTSSFELLGEGGGSLGTLYTNANAGALIRFGWMNNYFSDLGISNQTSRQQANLRKWQLYAFGRTQGRLVGYNATMQGGLLNSRNIYIVPAQDISRTILESQTGLVLIVKGLRLESAVSFISPEFKGSRRHKWMHFNVGFAF, via the coding sequence ATGCAGCATTTTTTTAAAATTTTACGATTCTGGCAATTGTTAAATCTTGTTTCTAAGAAGGTTAGCTTAAAATTTAATTATTTTCTTTTTCTTTTCTCCTTTTTTCTTTGTTCGGTAACCTGGGCTCAAACTGGTGCCGCTGCCGATTCTGCTAATGTAAACCCGGATAAGTTGTTTTATTTTATTTTTGATAACGACGCTACCTTTAAAGTAGATTATTATTATACGCAAGGCATTGGGGTGATGCATTACAATCCGGTTTTCCGGAAGTCGCCCATCAATAAAATTTTAATTTTTTCGAAAAATAAAGCAGCCGAACAGTTTTACGGGTTAAATTATAAATACGATAGTTTTACTCCTACGAACATCCGCGATCCGGAGCTCCGGATAGGCGACCGGCCCTATGCTTCTTACATGTTTGTGAGCCAGATTGCCGGCACTACCAATAAAGTAAAGCAACAACGAATCACTAGCTCCCTGGATGTAGGATTTATTGGGCCCGCTACCGGCGCCGGAAAATTTCAAAGAAAAATTCACGAGTACCTGCACCACGGCATACCGCAGGGTTGGAAATACCAGATAAAAACCGACCTGGTTTTAAATTATAATTTTTTATTTCAACAAGGATTAATCCGGACTTCATCTTTTGAACTGCTTGGCGAAGGTGGGGGCAGCCTGGGAACCTTATACACCAACGCGAACGCGGGAGCATTAATCCGGTTCGGGTGGATGAACAATTATTTTTCGGATTTAGGCATTAGCAATCAAACCAGCCGACAGCAAGCCAATTTACGAAAATGGCAATTGTACGCTTTTGGCCGCACTCAGGGGAGATTAGTGGGTTATAATGCTACCATGCAAGGCGGCCTGTTAAATAGCCGCAACATTTATATTGTACCAGCCCAAGATATTTCACGGACGATTTTAGAAAGCCAAACCGGGTTAGTTTTAATAGTAAAAGGTTTGCGCCTGGAATCGGCGGTTAGTTTTATTTCGCCGGAGTTTAAAGGCAGTCGCCGCCACAAATGGATGCATTTTAACGTGGGCTTTGCGTTTTAA
- a CDS encoding dienelactone hydrolase family protein, with product MKKLYTVLFLLISLIPAAWAQHASCCTKPSEVSQTFAMLVSTDKKFVLDHANPLPYKHQSEVGQMITFKTPDGQAGNGYELKAIKKTNNYLFVYQEWWGLNDHIKKEAESYYNDLKQEVNVIAVDLYDGKVAANRENAMKYVQAVKPARLENIIKGAQTYAGPQAKIASVGWCFGGMWSLQSAIITGKQNVGCVMFYGMPEKDVNRLKTLNSDVLGFFATEKMISEEVVKQFDANMKQAGKKLTYKIYDAPHAFANPSNPDYNKQFATETHQQAVKYFMGKFKLKA from the coding sequence ATGAAAAAACTCTACACAGTCTTGTTCCTTTTAATTTCCCTTATCCCGGCTGCTTGGGCCCAGCATGCGAGTTGCTGCACCAAACCCAGCGAGGTTTCACAAACCTTTGCGATGCTGGTAAGCACCGATAAAAAATTTGTGCTGGATCATGCCAATCCGCTGCCTTACAAGCACCAAAGTGAAGTAGGCCAAATGATTACTTTTAAAACGCCTGACGGCCAAGCCGGCAACGGGTACGAGTTAAAAGCTATTAAAAAAACCAACAATTACTTGTTCGTGTACCAAGAGTGGTGGGGTTTAAACGACCATATTAAGAAAGAAGCTGAAAGTTATTACAACGACTTAAAGCAAGAAGTAAACGTAATTGCGGTGGATTTATACGATGGTAAAGTAGCCGCTAACCGCGAAAATGCCATGAAATACGTGCAAGCGGTAAAACCTGCCCGGCTCGAAAACATAATTAAAGGAGCGCAGACTTATGCTGGTCCGCAGGCTAAAATTGCTTCTGTTGGCTGGTGCTTTGGCGGCATGTGGTCTTTGCAATCGGCTATTATTACGGGTAAACAAAACGTGGGCTGCGTCATGTTCTACGGAATGCCCGAAAAAGACGTAAACCGTTTAAAAACCTTAAACAGCGATGTGCTTGGCTTTTTCGCTACCGAAAAAATGATTTCGGAAGAAGTAGTAAAACAGTTTGACGCGAACATGAAACAGGCGGGTAAAAAACTAACCTACAAAATTTACGATGCGCCGCACGCCTTTGCTAACCCCAGCAACCCCGACTATAACAAACAATTTGCCACCGAAACCCACCAACAAGCCGTGAAATATTTTATGGGCAAGTTTAAGCTTAAGGCTTAA